In a genomic window of Hippoglossus stenolepis isolate QCI-W04-F060 chromosome 17, HSTE1.2, whole genome shotgun sequence:
- the zmym4.1 gene encoding LOW QUALITY PROTEIN: zinc finger MYM-type protein 4 (The sequence of the model RefSeq protein was modified relative to this genomic sequence to represent the inferred CDS: deleted 2 bases in 1 codon), with product MVRLCAFPSCGNKMSRYSARSFHRLPLSDVETRGLWLAALGMDVNTPVEALRFADHRVCSDHFAGDDYSEPKRKRKAPPKHVFLKRNAIPRVGRPAAHTVEVKEETDVESMEAVPDPELVHRSSPRLSEHGEVDYVLFSDKECEKETGAAVIPSPASVSPLHPSASQSSFSTNQTIRTASDRCGESGSSSESGTEGTEVKTEEEFEINEQNVVVKYNSLEEDAADVKEDTDMETTLDFKEEIIKDGDEDPGVASKEEIDTQQENEPHGCKPRASTTDDLDEMMDIGTVDQVEQEAQMKVEEQQNSPTDEGNRCPPGTSSEVTMEEETDVKPTILTPPPADDQAEDVKVALDRIQSSSSPSSPTTASTGRESSSPKAVMNGMKVFNPSLPRIDPERSQADPSSPSPPLVKVKDEPVDEEYDQALVSSAFTASVKDEPNTAKEDLRIGCVFSVSPAAETQTLPTAQPSSSHMLCFNCKKSLIKGQTAFQRKGSTSLFCSTACLTTSLPAVKGATKICYNCQKVIIRPQDVILAPDAKGVMKEFCSQNCLTSFNYKKNPSSFRKHDFAKTTPQAVGPQSLCSMCTRYCISKHEVILSGAVHKICSDACFNRFRSVNNLSMAGCGNCGSFCHSKPLMLKMEDGNKTLCNSECLAKYKEKTKVTQPCMMCQTTRLLAETIDNKNDDDSVNLFCSSSCLMAFKVKTVSASGARLNCDSCGKNSVPAYHLAMSDTSIRNFCRLQCVMAFQEKFKKSHKHMNVFTKLPIESTQIQPVTPPQPQQFFSNVPPNLDCAQCARNITFKPEVIQIKDKLVFLCSVDCSQEFKRVNYVTSLCEYCKIEKITRDAKTIDNKDCYFCSDGCKLLFRHDLSKNWGKHCNSCVYCHCVSKKVVTAQYGGSTEEFCSEECRFKYTMLFCHVAKCDTCGCKGKLKQSLPLLGEVKHFCDQTCLLKFCSHKVATQGEVLKGTGEATPIIANVISLADPPTGKPDDSDRTAAQQSTVSQTQSKNSGHISVQTEVVKPPPPPPAAAPKILKNKALLCRPLVQNKGVSCKAQTADVESQTDVAFPEVMILPVPVPVFVPVPMNMYSQFAPKPVCLPLPLPVPMFLPVTMDSAQRIIETIQEIKAKIPSDPFEAELILMAEMVAEQDENNKPERPKAKVVEKRTERQDAPDDHTSNFSDDLDTEELTSFLNNWEDASSDPGLRSPSRSYTQEKLNPMVEVPAGMPSEPYSEPPPPAPPPMDVEADFTVETLERMSRLREKGPPAPSPPPATSRRRRPGQRKARDKRGRKSQRSKAAAAANQKGSSNKDLPLELPKLNSEYGLDAWKRWIQWRQTQPNVEKPRIGSRPIELKEDLLRCTTAELSYGLCCFITEVKRPNGEQYSPDSIFYLCLGIQQYLFENSRVENIFMDRFYNKFSTEFTTMLRAFKPPVTATGYIHSRVEEEYLWDCKQLGAYSPIVLLNTLLFFCCKYFGFAAVEQHRQLSFAHVMRCTKTNLDNTKTIFLRFYPPISINEAEPDPEVPSKKRKEDEAKEEILEMVENTENPLRCPVRLYEFYLSKCSESVKQRTNLFYLLPERCCVPNSPLWFSSSALDDTTMEAMLTRILTVRELHLNKSKEGEAEKNTPKDPPFIPEEEEDGDSE from the exons ATGGTTCGCTTGTGCGCGTTCCCGAGCTGTGGCAACAAGATGTCGCGGTACAGTGCGCGCAGCTTCCATCGGTTGCCGCTGTCTGACGTGGAGACGCGGGGGTTGTGGCTGGCGGCGCTGGGGATGGATGTAAACACCCCGGTGGAGGCGCTGCGCTTCGCCGACCACCGGGTCTGCAGTGACCATTTTGCCGGCGATGACTACAGCGAaccaaagaggaagagaaaagctCCACCGAAGCATGTTTTCCTCAAGAGAAATGCGATACCGAGGGTGGGGAgacctgctgcacacacagtgGAG gtgaaggaggagacaGATGTTGAATCCATGGAGGCGGTTCCAGACCCTGAGCTTGTTCATAGATCTTCTCCAAGACTTTCTGAACATGGAGAAGTGGACTACGTTCTCTTTTCTGATAAAGaatgtgaaaaagaaactgGGGCAGCTGTGATCCCTTCTCCTGCATCTGTATCTCCTCTACATCCATCTGCTTCACAGTCGTCTTTCTCTACAAACCAAACTATCAGAACAGCTTCGGATCGTTGTGGAGAGTCAGGCAGCTCCTCGGAGTCTGGAACGGAAGGCACCGAGGTGAAAACTGAGGAAGAGTTTgagataaatgaacaaaatgttgTTGTAAAGTACAACAGCTTAGAGGAAGATGCTGCAGATGTGAAAGAAGACACAGATATGGAAACAACTTTAGATTTCAAGGAGGAGATAATAAAAGATGGAGACGAGGACCCAGGTGTTGCCTCTAAGGAGGAGATTGACACGCAGCAGGAAAATGAGCCGCATGGCTGTAAACCGAGGGCTTCAACAACTGATGACCTCGACGAGATGATGGACATTGGTACAGTGGATCAGGTGGAACAAGAAGCTCAGATGAAAGTGGAGGAGCAACAGAATAGTCCGACAGATGAAGGAAACCGTTGCCCACCTGGAACTTCATCTGAAG TGACAATGGAGGAGGAAACTGATGTGAAACCAACCATATTGACGCCTCCTCCAGCCGACGACCAAGCGGAGGACGTGAAAGTGGCTTTAGATCGGATCCAGTCCAGCTCGTCTCCCTCGTCTCCAACCACGGCCAGTACAG GAAGAGAGAGCTCATCGCCAAAGGCTGTGATGAATGGGATGAAAGTATTTAACCCATCACTACCAAGAATAGACCCT GAGAGATCACAGGCAGATCCGTCGTCTCCCTCACCGCCTCTGGTCAAAGTGAAGGATGAGCCTGTAGACGAGGAGTACGACCAGGCTCTGGTATCTTCTGCATTCACAGCGAGCGTGAAGGATGAGCCGAACACTGCCAAG GAGGACTTGAGGATCGGTTGTGTCTTCTCAGTGAGTCCAGCTGCTGAGACACAGACGCTTCCCACCGCCCAACCGTCGTCTTCgcacatgttgtgtttcaaCTGCAAGAAGAGCCTGATTAAAGGACAGACGGCGTTCCAGAGGAAGGGCTCCACGTCTCTGTTCTGCTCCACCGCCTGCCTCACCACATCCCTCCCTGCCGTCAAAGGAGCCACTAAGATCTGCTACAACTGCCAAAA GGTGATAATTCGACCTCAGGATGTCATCCTGGCCCCGGATGCTAAAGGAGTCATGAAGGAATTCTGCAGCCAAAACTGTTTGACCTCCTTCAACTACAAGAAAAACCCCTCCAGCTTCCGGAAACACGACTTCGCCAAAACAACACCGCAAGCAGTCGGACCACAGTCGCTCTGCAGCATGTGCACCAGATACTGCATT AGCAAACACGAGGTGATCCTGAGCGGCGCTGTCCACAAGATCTGCAGCGACGCCTGCTTTAACCGATTCCGTTCGGTAAACAACCTGTCCATGGCTGGCTGTGGCAACTGTGGCTCCTTCTGCCACAGCAAACCGCTCATGCTGAAGATGGAGGACGGCAACAAAACTCTGTGCAACTCTGAATGTCTGGCCAAGTACAAAGAG AAAACCAAGGTAACTCAGCCGTGTATGATGTGTCAAACAACCCGTTTGCTGGCAGAGACGATTGACAACAAAAACGACGACGACTCTGTGAACCTCTTCtgtagcagcagctgtttgatggCATTCAAGGTCAAGACTGTCAGCGCCTCAG GTGCTCGGTTGAATTGCGATAGTTGTGGGAAGAACTCCGTACCGGCCTACCACCTCGCCATGTCCGATACTTCCATCAGGAACTTCTGCAGGCTACAGTGTGTCATGGCTTTTCAG GAGAAGTTCAAGAAGTCCCACAAACATATGAATGTTTTCACCAAGTTGCCCATTGAATCCACGCAGATCCAGCCGGTCACTCCTCCCCAACCTCAGCAATTCTTCTCCAACGTGCCGCCGAACCTGGACTGCGCCCAGTGCGCCCGCAACATCACGTTCAAACCCGAAGTCATCCAGATCAAG GACAAGCTGGTTTTTCTGTGCAGCGTGGATTGTTCGCAGGAATTCAAGAGGGTCAACTACGTGACGAGCCTGTGTGAATACTGTAAAATCGAGAAGATCACCAGAGACGCCAAAACAATAGACAACAAAGACTGCTACTTCTGCAGCGACG GTTGTAAGCTCCTCTTCAGACACGACCTGAGTAAAAACTGGGGGAAGCACTGTAACTCGTGTGTCTACTGCCACTGTGTCTCAAAGAAGGTGGTGACGGCTCAGTACGGAGGCTCGACGGAGGAGTTCTGCTCTGAGGAGTGCAGGTTCAAATACACCATGCTCTTCTGTCAC GTTGCTAAGTGCGACACCTGTGGGTGCAAAGGGAAACTGAAGCAGAGTCTTCCTTTGCTGGGGGAGGTCAAACACTTCTGTGATCAGACTTGCCTGCTGAAGTTCTGCAGTCACAAGGTGGCCACACAGGGCGAGGTGTTGAAAg GAACAGGTGAGGCCACACCCATCATTGCCAACGTCATCTCACTTGCAGACCCTCCGACGGGAAAACCTGACGATTCCGACAGAACTGCAGCTCAGCAAA GCACAGTCTCACAGACTCAATCAAAGAACTCTGGACAT ATCAGTGTCCAGACTGAAGTGGtgaaacctcctcctcctcctcctgctgctgct ccgaaAATCCTGAAGAACAAGGCTCTTCTCTGTCGTCCCCTGGTGCAGAATAAAGGGGTTTCCTGTAAAGCGCAGACGGCTGATGTTGAATCACAGACAG ACGTTGCTTTCCCAGAAGTGATGATCCTGCCTGTCCCAGTTCCCGTGTTTGTTCCCGTACCCATGAACATGTACAGCCAGTTTGCACCCAAACCCGTGTGCCTGCCACTACCG CTGCCCGTGCCCATGTTCCTTCCTGTGACGATGGACAGCGCACAACGCATCATAGAGACCATCCAGGAGATCAAGGCAAAGATCCCGTCTGATCCTTTCGAGGCCGAGCTCATCCTCATGGCTGAGATGGTGGCGGAACAAGATGAGAACAACAAGCCGGAGCGACCGAAGGCGAAAGTGGTGGAGAAAAGGACGGAGAGACAAGACGCCCCTGATG acCACACCAGTAACTTCAGTGACGATTTGGACACAGAAGAATTGACCAGTTTCCTCAACAACTGGGAGGACGCCTCCTCCGACCCGGGCCTCAGGTCGCCGAGTCGATCGTACACGCAGGAGAAGCTCAACCCGATGGTAGAGGTTCCTGCGGGGATGCCCAGCGAGCCGTACTCCGAGCCCCCGCCTCCAGCTCCGCCTCCCATGGACGTCGAAGCTGACTTCACTGTCG AAACACTGGAGAGGATGTCCCGGCTCAGAGAGAAGGGCCCTCCAGCTCCGAGCCCCCCCCCTGCGACCTCACGACGACGACGACCAGGTCAAAGGAAAGCCCGGGATAAAAGG GGTCGTAAGTCGCAGCGGTCCAAGGCAGCTGCAGCCGCAAATCAGAAAGGCTCCTCCAACAAGGATCTGCCTTTGGAATTGCCAAAACTGAACAGTGAGTACGGACTTGACGCCTGGAAGCGATGGATCCAGTGGAGGCAAACTCAGCCCAACGTAGAGAAACCGCGCATCGGCT CTCGTCCCATCGAGCTGAAGGAGGATCTCCTCCGATGCACCACAGCTGAGCTGAGCTACGGACTCTGCTGCTTCATCACTGAGGTGAAACGACCAAACGGAGAACAGTACTCACCCGACAGCATCTTCTACCTCTGCCTCGGCATCCAACAG TACCTGTTTGAGAACAGTCGAGTGGAGAATATATTCATGGATCGCTTCTACAACAAGTTCTCCACTGAGTTCACGACTATGCTGAGAGCTTTCAAACCCCCGGTCACAGCCACTG GTTACATCCATTCCCGTGTGGAGGAGGAGTATCTTTGGGACTGTAAACAGTTGGGGGCGTACTCCCCCATCGTCCTCCTCAACACcctgctcttcttctgctgcaaGTACTTTGGCTTCGCCGCGGTGGAGCAGCACCGTCAGCTCTCCTTCGCCCACGTCATGCGCTGCACCAAAACCAACCTGGACAACACCAAAACCATTTTCCTGCGCTTCTACCCGCCCATATCCATAAATGAAGCAGAGCCAG ATCCAGAGGTTCCGTCTAAGAAGCGTAAGGAGGACGAGGCTAAAGAGGAAATCCTGGAGATGGTGGAGAACACGGAAAACCCTCTCCGCTGTCCGGTTCGACTCTACGAGTTCTACCTCTCCAAGTG CTCGGAGTCGGTCAAGCAGCGCACCAACCTGTTCTACCTTCTTCCCGAGCGCTGCTGCGTCCCCAACAGCCCCCTGTGgttctcctcctccgctctggACGACACCACCATGGAGGCGATGCTCACCCGCATCCTCACCGTCAGAGAACTGCATCTCAACAAGAGCAAAGAGGGAGAGGCTGAAAAGAACACACCCAAGGATCCACCGTTTATacctgaagaggaggaagatggggATTCGGAGTGA